CGCCGCCGAAGGGCTTTATGAGGAGCGCGGCCCCGCCCACGAGCCCGACTGCGCCGAACTGGTGGAGCACCTGCGGGAGGTCCGCATCCGGGCCAAGGAGCTGGCCTGGGAGGAGCACGTCCTCCAGCGGCGGCTCGATCTGGCCCGGCTCCGTCGCCGCCTGGAGGAGACGTGGGACCTGCTGCGGCGGGAGGCCTACCTGGAGGCGGGGACGGCGCTCGAAGGTATCCTCAAGGACGTGCAGGCTTTTCCGGCCCGCACCGCGCCGCTGCGGGCGGAAGTGGAGGCGCTCGAGCGGGCGTTCCGTCGGGCCAAGGCGAAGTACGAGGCGGAATATCTTCTGACCATGGCGGAGCAGCACTTCGCCGCCCGGCGGTATCCCGACGTGGGCGCGGCGCTCGACGCCGCATCGGAGCGCCTCCGGGCGCTTCCCCGCGAGGGCTACGGCCCGGTCCACGAGCGCTTCCAGGCGCTCAGCCAGCGGTACGACGCGCAGCATCGCTCCTTCGTGGAGCTTCTGGAGACGCTGCGGAAGTCCTTCATCGAGAAGATCCAGGAGCGGGTGCGGGAACTCTCGGACCTGGCGGCGGCGGGCCGGCCCCCGGACGCCTCGCGGCTGGCGGAGCTTCTCTCACAGGCGGCCACCGTGGAGCGCAACCTCCGGACGGTGGACCGCGAGAAGGTGGGGCCGGCCGCCTTCGACGCGACCCAGAAGGACCTGGCGGACCTTCGGGCCGCGCTCGAGGCGCTCCTCCGGCGGACCGCTTCCCCGGCGCCTCCCTAGCGCGGGAAGGAGAACGTTCTCATGCCTCCTCTGGCCGTCTTCCCCAAGGGCTTCTTCGACGCGCTCGTGGCGCGCCGGATGAGCCTCTGGGAGTGGATCGACCTGGCCGGGCGGCTGGACGTGGAGGGGATCGAGCTTTACCCGCGCTTCTTTCCGGACTTCGAGAAGGCCACGCTGGCCCGGGCGCGGCGCGAGGCGAACGCCCGCGGCCTGGAGATCCCGATGATGTGCAATTCGCCCGATTTCACTCAGCCGGATCCGGCCGACCGGGCCCGCGAGGTCGAGCGCGCGCGGCGGATGATCGAGGTCACCGCCGAGCTCGGGGGACGCTACTGCCGCGTCCTTTCGGGCCAGAACCGCCCGGGCCTGCGGGAGGAGGAGGCGATGAAATGGGTGGCGGACTGCCTCTGGGCGCTCGTGCCGCACGCCGAGCGGGCGGGGGTGGTCCTCTGCATGGAGAACCACTACAAGGACGGCCTGTGGGAGTATCCGGAGTTCGCGCAGAGCCACCGGCGGTACCTGGCGATCCTCGAGGCGGTCGATTCCCCCTGGCTCAAGGCCCAGTATGACCCTTCCAACGCCGTCGTGGCGGGAGAGGACCCGTACGAGCTTCTCGAGCGGGTGCTTCCCCGGCTGGCGACGATGCAGGCGTCGGACCGCTACCTCGAGGGGGGCACGATCGAGGACCTGCGCCGGATGGCGCGCGACCCGCAGCACGGCTACGCGAAGATCGTGCGTCACGGAGTCATCGGCCGGGGCCTGAACGACTACGACCGGATCTTCGGGACGCTGGCCCGGGCCGGATATTCCGGCTGGGTGTCGATCGAGGACGGGGACGGTCCCACGGTGGAGGAGGGGATGCGGAACCTGGAGGAGAGCGTGCGGTTCCTGCGCGAGAAATTCGCCCTGCACTTCGGAGGAGGGGGAGATGAGTAGGCGGCTGGAGGGGAAGAACGCGCTCGTCACGGGGAGCACCCAGGGGCTGGGGGCCGTGATCGCCCGGGCGTTTGCGCGGGAGGGGGCGCGGGTGGCGGTGACGGGGCTTCCTCCGGAGAAGGGACGCGAGGTGGCGGCCTCGCTCGGGAACGGGTCGGTCTTCGTGCCCGGGAATCTGGCCGACGTCGAAGAGACGCGGGGCGTCGCCCGGGAGGCGCTGCGGGCGCTCGGGGAGATCGACATCCTGGTCAACAACGCCGCCAACGTCGAGCGCTCGACGCTCGAGGACTTCACGCCGGAACTGTTCGACCGGCAGTTTCACATCAACGTGCGCGCTCCGCTCCTTCTGGCGCAGGAGCTTCTGGGGTCGCTGCGCCGCCGGCGCGGGGTGGTGATCAACATCGGCAGCATCAACGCCCATGTCGGCTGGCCGAACCTTCTGGTGTACTCGGCCACGAAAGCGGCGCTCCTGACGGTTTCGCGGAACCTGGCCAACGCCCTCAAGTACGCCCGGGTGCGGGTGCACTGCCTGAATCCCGGGTGGATGGACACGGACGGCGAACGGGTCATGATGGCCCGGCTCGGGCATCCTCCGGACTTCCTGGAACGGGAGGGGAAGCGCCTGCCTCTGGGGCGCCTGCTGAAGCCCGAAGAGGTGGCCGAGCTGGTGGTGCACCTGGCCGGCGACGGAGCGGCGGCGTTCAGCGGGATCGTGGCGGACCTCGAGCAGTACCCGATCGGGGTGCTCTGCCATCCCGAGGACACGGAGCCGATGCAATGAAGAAAGTGCTCGACGGAACGCCCAAGGTGCAGATCTCGCTCGATCTTCAGACGCTTTCGGACGCTTTGCCGACCGCGGCGCTGGCCGTGGAAGCCGGGGTGGACTGGCTCGAGGCGGGAACGCCCCTCATCCTCGGCGAGGGCCTGCACGCCGTGCGGGCGCTCCGGGAGCGCCACCCGGAACATCCGATCGTGGCGGATCTGAAGACAATGGACGCGGGGTATCTCGAGGCGGAGATGATGTTCCGCGCGGGGGCCACCTTCGTCGTGGTCATGGCCCAGGCGCACGAGCACACGATCCGGGAGGCGGTGCGGGCGGCGCGGCACTACGGCGGCTACGTGATGGGGGACCTCATGCTCCATCCGGACAAGGTCGCCATGGCGCGGAAGATGGAGGCGTGGGGGGTGGACGTGCTCATCGTGCACACGGGCTACGACGAGCGGCACGCCGAGCCGGGGAAGTCTCCGCTGGACGATCTTCGCCGGGTGCGCGCGGCGGTGCGGGTGCCGCTTCAGGCGGTCGGAGGGCTCTCGTTCGACCAGGCGGCGGAATGTCCGCGGCTGGGCGCGGAGCTGGTCGTGATCGGGGCGCCGCTGGCGGTGGCGGACCGGGAGCTCAAGCCGGGGGCCGACGCTCCGCGGCTCCGGGAGATTCTTCGGGAATTCGTTCGGCGCGTGAAGGGGGCCTGAAGCCATGGAAAAAACGATGCCGGCGGTGGTGCAGTTCGATCTCCGCAAGGGCGCGGTGGAGCTCCGGGAGATGCCGGTGCCGGAGCCCGGACCGGGGGAGGTTCTGCTGCGCGTCCGGGGCGTGGGGGTCTGCGGGAGCGACGTCCACCAGTACCACAACACGCAATCCTGGACGGTGCGGGTGCCGGTGGTGCTCGGGCACGAGTTCTGCGGGACGGTGGCGGCGCTCGGGCCGGGCGTGCGCGGATTCTCCGAGGGGGATTTCGTCGCCAGCGAGACGGCGGCGGTGATCGACGAAGGGTGCCCTCTGACGCGGCAGGGGATGTACAACCTCGATCCGGGACGCCGCGGGTTCGGCTACGAGATGCACGGGGCGATGGCCGGGTACGTCAAGGTTCCGGCCCGGTGCCTCCACCGGGTTCCCCCGGGAGTGGCTCCCGAGGTGGCGGCGATGACGGAGCCCTGCTGCGTGGCCTACCAGGCGACGGTGGTGAACGCGCGGGTGCGTCCGGGGGATCTCGTCGTAGTGATCGGTCCGGGGCCGATCGGGCTTCTGTGCGCGACGATGGCGCGCCTGTCGGGGGCGGGGAAGGTGGTGATCGTGGGGACGGCGCGGGACCGGGGGCGCCTGGAGGTGGGCCTCAAGGCGGGGGCCACGCACGCCGCGGAGGTGCCCCGGGACGACGTGGGGGCGCTGCTGAAGGATCTCGGAGACGGGCTGGGGGCGGACGTCGTCATCGACGCGGCGGGGGCGTCGGCGGCGCTGCGGTCGGCGCTGGAGTGGGTGCGCCCGGCGGGCCAGATCTGCAAGGTGGGGTGGGGCCCGCAGCCGCTGGACTTCTCGCTCGATCCGCTCGTCAAGAAGGCGGTGACGCTCCAGGGGAGCTTCAGTCACACGTGGCCCGTGTGGGAGCGGGTCCTTTCGATGCTCGGGTCGGGGCAGCTCGATGTGCGGCCGTATCTCTCCCGCGTGGCGCCGCTGTCCGAGTGGAAGGACTGTTTCGACGGCAT
The sequence above is drawn from the Planctomycetota bacterium genome and encodes:
- a CDS encoding sugar phosphate isomerase/epimerase family protein, coding for MPPLAVFPKGFFDALVARRMSLWEWIDLAGRLDVEGIELYPRFFPDFEKATLARARREANARGLEIPMMCNSPDFTQPDPADRAREVERARRMIEVTAELGGRYCRVLSGQNRPGLREEEAMKWVADCLWALVPHAERAGVVLCMENHYKDGLWEYPEFAQSHRRYLAILEAVDSPWLKAQYDPSNAVVAGEDPYELLERVLPRLATMQASDRYLEGGTIEDLRRMARDPQHGYAKIVRHGVIGRGLNDYDRIFGTLARAGYSGWVSIEDGDGPTVEEGMRNLEESVRFLREKFALHFGGGGDE
- a CDS encoding oxidoreductase, whose protein sequence is MSRRLEGKNALVTGSTQGLGAVIARAFAREGARVAVTGLPPEKGREVAASLGNGSVFVPGNLADVEETRGVAREALRALGEIDILVNNAANVERSTLEDFTPELFDRQFHINVRAPLLLAQELLGSLRRRRGVVINIGSINAHVGWPNLLVYSATKAALLTVSRNLANALKYARVRVHCLNPGWMDTDGERVMMARLGHPPDFLEREGKRLPLGRLLKPEEVAELVVHLAGDGAAAFSGIVADLEQYPIGVLCHPEDTEPMQ
- a CDS encoding orotidine 5'-phosphate decarboxylase / HUMPS family protein; amino-acid sequence: MKKVLDGTPKVQISLDLQTLSDALPTAALAVEAGVDWLEAGTPLILGEGLHAVRALRERHPEHPIVADLKTMDAGYLEAEMMFRAGATFVVVMAQAHEHTIREAVRAARHYGGYVMGDLMLHPDKVAMARKMEAWGVDVLIVHTGYDERHAEPGKSPLDDLRRVRAAVRVPLQAVGGLSFDQAAECPRLGAELVVIGAPLAVADRELKPGADAPRLREILREFVRRVKGA
- a CDS encoding zinc-binding dehydrogenase, with protein sequence MEKTMPAVVQFDLRKGAVELREMPVPEPGPGEVLLRVRGVGVCGSDVHQYHNTQSWTVRVPVVLGHEFCGTVAALGPGVRGFSEGDFVASETAAVIDEGCPLTRQGMYNLDPGRRGFGYEMHGAMAGYVKVPARCLHRVPPGVAPEVAAMTEPCCVAYQATVVNARVRPGDLVVVIGPGPIGLLCATMARLSGAGKVVIVGTARDRGRLEVGLKAGATHAAEVPRDDVGALLKDLGDGLGADVVIDAAGASAALRSALEWVRPAGQICKVGWGPQPLDFSLDPLVKKAVTLQGSFSHTWPVWERVLSMLGSGQLDVRPYLSRVAPLSEWKDCFDGMHEGRYIKAVLTP